In one Bombyx mori chromosome 4, ASM3026992v2 genomic region, the following are encoded:
- the LOC101745293 gene encoding uncharacterized protein LOC101745293, whose translation MSKKISEPIILHEIRVDGKKKRHSEYALPPKGASQGPRKVSGSEFVYVNSAYVGSTQSVNQRLPEPPTSVIREQYWTCSRWPQTQRVILAAAGGVLLGAIIGLIVTMTLRDKEDNVIGGIFRHSTPD comes from the exons ATGTCGAAGAAAATATCCGAACCGATTATTCTTCATGAGATCAGAGTGGACGGGAAAAAGAAAAGGCACTCGGAGTACGCCTTGCCCCCGAAAGGTGCGTCCCAAGGCCCACGAAAAGTTTCAGGGAGTGAATTTGTTTATGTGAATTCTGCTTATGTCGGGAGCACTCAAAGCGTTAACCAAAGGCTCCCAGAACCACCAACAAG TGTCATCCGTGAACAGTATTGGACATGTTCGCGGTGGCCACAGACGCAAAGAGTGATCCTCGCCGCAGCAGGGGGGGTCCTGCTCGGAGCCATCATAGGCTTGATCGTCACAATGACTTTAAGAGACAAAGAAGACAATGTCATCGGAGGAATATTCCGGCACTCTACACCTGACTAA